One segment of Taeniopygia guttata chromosome 17, bTaeGut7.mat, whole genome shotgun sequence DNA contains the following:
- the OLFM1 gene encoding noelin isoform 1 (isoform 1 is encoded by transcript variant 1) has protein sequence MSVPLLKIGVVLSTMAMITNWMSQTLPSLVGLNTTKLTAATGGTLDRSTGVLPTNPEESWQVYSSAQDSEGRCICTVVAPQQTMCSRDARTKQLRQLLEKVQNMSQSIEVLDRRTQRDLQYVEKMENQMRGLESKFKQVEESHKQHLARQFKAIKAKMEELRPLIPVLEEYKADAKLVLQFKEEVQNLTSVLNELQEEIGAYDYEELQNRVSNLEERLRACMQKLACGKLTGISDPITIKTSGSRFGSWMTDPLAPEGENKVWYMDSYHNNRFVREYKSMADFMNTDNFTSHRLPHPWSGTGQVVYNGSIYFNKYQSHIIIRFDLKTETILKTRSLDYAGYNNMYHYAWGGHSDIDLMVDENGLWAVYATNQNAGNIVISKLDPNTLQSLQTWNTSYPKRSAGEAFIICGTLYVTNGYSGGTKVHYAYQTNASTYEYIDIPFQNKYSHISMLDYNPKDRALYAWNNGHQILYNVTLFHVIRSDEL, from the exons ATGTCTGTGCCTTTACTCAAGATTGGAGTCGTCCTCAGCACCATGGCCATGATCACCAACTGGATGTCGCAGACGCTGCCCTCCCTCGTGGGGCTCAACACCACCAAACTCACGGCGGCCACGGGCGGCACCTTGGACCGCAGCACGGGA GTGTTGCCTACCAACCCAGAGGAAAGCTGGCAGGTCTACAGCTCTGCCCAGGACAGCGAGGGACGTTGTATATGCACAGTGGTGGCACCTCAGCAGACGATGTGCTCGCGTGATGCCAGGACAAAGCAGCTGAGACAACTCCTAGAAAAG GTGCAAAACATGTCCCAGTCGATAGAGGTGTTGGACAGGAGGACTCAGAGAGACCTACAGTACGTGGAGAAGATGGAAAACCAGATGAGGGGACTGGAATCCAAATTTAAGCAAGTGGAAGAAAGCCACAAGCAGCACCTGGCAAGGCAGTTTAAG GCAATAAAAGCGAAAATGGAGGAACTTAGGCCTTTGATACCAGTGTTGGAAGAGTACAAAGCCGATGCCAAATTGGTATTGCAGTTTAAAGAGGAGGTCCAGAATCTGACGTCAGTTCTAAACGAACTCCAGGAGGAGATTGGCGCCTATGACTACGAAGAGCTTCAGAACAGAGTGTCAAATCTTGAAGAAAGGCTTCGTGCATGCATGCAAAAATTAG cctgtggGAAGCTGACGGGAATAAGTGACCCGATCACAATTAAAACCTCGGGGTCCCGCTTTGGATCGTGGATGACGGATCCTCTGGCTCCTGAGGGAGAAAACAAG GTTTGGTACATGGACAGCTACCACAACAACCGCTTCGTCCGCGAGTACAAATCCATGGCGGATTTCATGAACACCGACAACTTCACCTCCCACCGCCTGCCCCACCCGTGGTCGGGCACGGGCCAGGTGGTCTACAACGGCTCCATCTACTTCAACAAATACCAAAGCCACATCATCATCAGGTTCGACTTGAAGACCGAGACCATCCTCAAGACGCGCAGCCTGGACTACGCCGGCTACAACAACATGTACCACTACGCCTGGGGCGGCCACTCGGACATCGACCTCATGGTGGACGAGAACGGCCTCTGGGCCGTCTACGCCACCAACCAGAACGCCGGCAACATCGTCATCAGCAAGTTGGACCCCAACAccctgcagagcctgcagaCCTGGAACACCAGCTACCCCAAACGCAGCGCCGGCGAGGCCTTCATCATCTGCGGCACCCTCTACGTCACCAACGGCTACTCGGGCGGCACCAAGGTGCACTACGCCTACCAGACCAACGCCTCCACCTACGAGTACATCGACATCCCCTTCCAGAACAAGTATTCCCACATCTCCATGTTGGACTACAACCCCAAGGATCGGGCTCTCTACGCCTGGAACAACGGGCACCAAATCCTGTACAACGTCACCCTCTTCCACGTCATCCGCTCCGATGAGTTGTAG
- the OLFM1 gene encoding noelin isoform 2 precursor (isoform 2 precursor is encoded by transcript variant 2): protein MRPASKLLTLFFLILMGTELTQVLPTNPEESWQVYSSAQDSEGRCICTVVAPQQTMCSRDARTKQLRQLLEKVQNMSQSIEVLDRRTQRDLQYVEKMENQMRGLESKFKQVEESHKQHLARQFKAIKAKMEELRPLIPVLEEYKADAKLVLQFKEEVQNLTSVLNELQEEIGAYDYEELQNRVSNLEERLRACMQKLACGKLTGISDPITIKTSGSRFGSWMTDPLAPEGENKVWYMDSYHNNRFVREYKSMADFMNTDNFTSHRLPHPWSGTGQVVYNGSIYFNKYQSHIIIRFDLKTETILKTRSLDYAGYNNMYHYAWGGHSDIDLMVDENGLWAVYATNQNAGNIVISKLDPNTLQSLQTWNTSYPKRSAGEAFIICGTLYVTNGYSGGTKVHYAYQTNASTYEYIDIPFQNKYSHISMLDYNPKDRALYAWNNGHQILYNVTLFHVIRSDEL, encoded by the exons GTGTTGCCTACCAACCCAGAGGAAAGCTGGCAGGTCTACAGCTCTGCCCAGGACAGCGAGGGACGTTGTATATGCACAGTGGTGGCACCTCAGCAGACGATGTGCTCGCGTGATGCCAGGACAAAGCAGCTGAGACAACTCCTAGAAAAG GTGCAAAACATGTCCCAGTCGATAGAGGTGTTGGACAGGAGGACTCAGAGAGACCTACAGTACGTGGAGAAGATGGAAAACCAGATGAGGGGACTGGAATCCAAATTTAAGCAAGTGGAAGAAAGCCACAAGCAGCACCTGGCAAGGCAGTTTAAG GCAATAAAAGCGAAAATGGAGGAACTTAGGCCTTTGATACCAGTGTTGGAAGAGTACAAAGCCGATGCCAAATTGGTATTGCAGTTTAAAGAGGAGGTCCAGAATCTGACGTCAGTTCTAAACGAACTCCAGGAGGAGATTGGCGCCTATGACTACGAAGAGCTTCAGAACAGAGTGTCAAATCTTGAAGAAAGGCTTCGTGCATGCATGCAAAAATTAG cctgtggGAAGCTGACGGGAATAAGTGACCCGATCACAATTAAAACCTCGGGGTCCCGCTTTGGATCGTGGATGACGGATCCTCTGGCTCCTGAGGGAGAAAACAAG GTTTGGTACATGGACAGCTACCACAACAACCGCTTCGTCCGCGAGTACAAATCCATGGCGGATTTCATGAACACCGACAACTTCACCTCCCACCGCCTGCCCCACCCGTGGTCGGGCACGGGCCAGGTGGTCTACAACGGCTCCATCTACTTCAACAAATACCAAAGCCACATCATCATCAGGTTCGACTTGAAGACCGAGACCATCCTCAAGACGCGCAGCCTGGACTACGCCGGCTACAACAACATGTACCACTACGCCTGGGGCGGCCACTCGGACATCGACCTCATGGTGGACGAGAACGGCCTCTGGGCCGTCTACGCCACCAACCAGAACGCCGGCAACATCGTCATCAGCAAGTTGGACCCCAACAccctgcagagcctgcagaCCTGGAACACCAGCTACCCCAAACGCAGCGCCGGCGAGGCCTTCATCATCTGCGGCACCCTCTACGTCACCAACGGCTACTCGGGCGGCACCAAGGTGCACTACGCCTACCAGACCAACGCCTCCACCTACGAGTACATCGACATCCCCTTCCAGAACAAGTATTCCCACATCTCCATGTTGGACTACAACCCCAAGGATCGGGCTCTCTACGCCTGGAACAACGGGCACCAAATCCTGTACAACGTCACCCTCTTCCACGTCATCCGCTCCGATGAGTTGTAG
- the OLFM1 gene encoding noelin isoform X1, translating into MAANLPNQVQNMSQSIEVLDRRTQRDLQYVEKMENQMRGLESKFKQVEESHKQHLARQFKAIKAKMEELRPLIPVLEEYKADAKLVLQFKEEVQNLTSVLNELQEEIGAYDYEELQNRVSNLEERLRACMQKLACGKLTGISDPITIKTSGSRFGSWMTDPLAPEGENKVWYMDSYHNNRFVREYKSMADFMNTDNFTSHRLPHPWSGTGQVVYNGSIYFNKYQSHIIIRFDLKTETILKTRSLDYAGYNNMYHYAWGGHSDIDLMVDENGLWAVYATNQNAGNIVISKLDPNTLQSLQTWNTSYPKRSAGEAFIICGTLYVTNGYSGGTKVHYAYQTNASTYEYIDIPFQNKYSHISMLDYNPKDRALYAWNNGHQILYNVTLFHVIRSDEL; encoded by the exons ATGGCGGCCAACCTTCCAAATCAG GTGCAAAACATGTCCCAGTCGATAGAGGTGTTGGACAGGAGGACTCAGAGAGACCTACAGTACGTGGAGAAGATGGAAAACCAGATGAGGGGACTGGAATCCAAATTTAAGCAAGTGGAAGAAAGCCACAAGCAGCACCTGGCAAGGCAGTTTAAG GCAATAAAAGCGAAAATGGAGGAACTTAGGCCTTTGATACCAGTGTTGGAAGAGTACAAAGCCGATGCCAAATTGGTATTGCAGTTTAAAGAGGAGGTCCAGAATCTGACGTCAGTTCTAAACGAACTCCAGGAGGAGATTGGCGCCTATGACTACGAAGAGCTTCAGAACAGAGTGTCAAATCTTGAAGAAAGGCTTCGTGCATGCATGCAAAAATTAG cctgtggGAAGCTGACGGGAATAAGTGACCCGATCACAATTAAAACCTCGGGGTCCCGCTTTGGATCGTGGATGACGGATCCTCTGGCTCCTGAGGGAGAAAACAAG GTTTGGTACATGGACAGCTACCACAACAACCGCTTCGTCCGCGAGTACAAATCCATGGCGGATTTCATGAACACCGACAACTTCACCTCCCACCGCCTGCCCCACCCGTGGTCGGGCACGGGCCAGGTGGTCTACAACGGCTCCATCTACTTCAACAAATACCAAAGCCACATCATCATCAGGTTCGACTTGAAGACCGAGACCATCCTCAAGACGCGCAGCCTGGACTACGCCGGCTACAACAACATGTACCACTACGCCTGGGGCGGCCACTCGGACATCGACCTCATGGTGGACGAGAACGGCCTCTGGGCCGTCTACGCCACCAACCAGAACGCCGGCAACATCGTCATCAGCAAGTTGGACCCCAACAccctgcagagcctgcagaCCTGGAACACCAGCTACCCCAAACGCAGCGCCGGCGAGGCCTTCATCATCTGCGGCACCCTCTACGTCACCAACGGCTACTCGGGCGGCACCAAGGTGCACTACGCCTACCAGACCAACGCCTCCACCTACGAGTACATCGACATCCCCTTCCAGAACAAGTATTCCCACATCTCCATGTTGGACTACAACCCCAAGGATCGGGCTCTCTACGCCTGGAACAACGGGCACCAAATCCTGTACAACGTCACCCTCTTCCACGTCATCCGCTCCGATGAGTTGTAG